TCCCTTTTTCGGATCCTCCCTTTCAAGCAACGGACCCGCCATTAACGTGAACTTTCTCTTATCTTTAAACAACGGACTCGCCTACGCATTTTACCAAACCATCTAAGAAAAACCAAACAAGAGATCTTAAAGTTGATGAAAAACTTTGCATTACTTATTACCCAAGTCACTAGATTCTGTTCTTGAGTTGGTTTCTTGGTGTCGATGACTCTTCGCCCTGTGATCATCTCCAAGAACACGACGCCGAAGCTGTAAACATCAGATTTCTCACTGTGAGCTGTCCTGTGAGAGCATACTCAGGCGCACAGTAGCCGTACGTTCCCATCACTCTCGTCGACACATGAGTCTCTCCACCGATCGGACCAACTTTAGCTAAACCAAAATCCGAAAGTTTTGGGTTGAATTCTTCGTCAAGTAATATGTTGGAGGCCTTGAAGTCTCTGTAGATAACAGGAGGATCAGCCGTCTCGTGTAGATACTCGAGCCCTCTCGCTGCACCTGCTGCAACTTTCATCCTTGTGTCCCAATCCAACGGTTTCTTCTTGTTCCGCACCAATTCTGAAATAATAAAGAGGTGATTTTCTTAGAAAACTATATAATCTACGATGTTTTGTAATGTATATATACCGAGAAGATGGTCTTCTAGTGAACCATTTTGCATATATTCATAGACAAGAATCCGTTGATCACCGTCTGCGCAATATCCAACCAAATTGACAAGGTTTTGATGATGTAAGAGACTCAGCATCATGACTTCAACAAGGAACTCTCTGTTCCCTTGGTAGCCATTCCTGTCTAGCTGCTTAACCGCAACAACCTAAATAATGCAAGAATCATAATCAAACCGCTTTGACAAGAATATGAAGGAAATGTTGCAAAAGTTATATATACCTTTTCAGGGGTTTCTATATGCCCTTTGTAAACCCTTCCGAAACCGCCTTCACCGAGCTGATTCTCAGGGTTAAAGTTCTTGGTGGCGACGCAGAGCTCTCTGAATGTAAATATCTGAGCACTGATGTTCCCTTTCCCAAGTTTTGCTATCTCTTCGGATGTGTATCTTCGCCTACTGCTATCTACAAGTATATATGTCAGCTTCTTCTAGATAGAAAAGTTTTTAAAAATATGTAACAAAAGAGACCTGTTTTAAAAGAAATGTTGTCAAATCTAGAAAGATTGTTATTTGCATGAATGCAGTCTTTGATGCTTGGTCTCGATGATGATCGTCTGGTAAATCGTCTCTCAGACATACAACAAAACAAGCAATTCATTTTCATATTTTAATGTATATATTTTTATGTATCTTTCTGATTGTTACTACAAGAAGATTATTGGTTACTCCATTTTCATGGATGGTTTTTGAACTTGGAATCCAAGATGGCAAAAGGGTTTCCGGAAAAAAAAAAAAAAGAACAAAATGCTTGGCCTTTGAAGAATCCAAATTTGAATCTGGTCTCTTTTGGCCCCAAAAGAAGAAGAAACAACAAAAAATAGAATTAATTTTTCCTACTAAGAACTTTTATATGTTGGATTGTTTATTTTATGTTTACTTGTTATTTTTCTTGAGAAAGGCAAAATAAATTGATGGCGAAGAATCCATTGGAAGAGAATTAAGATCAAATAATCTAATTTTGATTTTATATATATATATATATATATATATATTGTTGATCAAAAAAAATATATATATATATATATATGTGTGTGTTTATCCATTTCCTTTTTCCTATTAATACCCTCTTCTAAATTGATATTTCAGATGTCTTACAGGAATTTTTAAAGAAGAATTAATCATCATGGATATAGTACCCGATTTAAAGTCAGTTACAAACATTTACACCAAAATGGGATATAAAGGTTCACAAGAACACCATGGTTCTAACCACTAAGGAAACTTATATTGCTTTTGCCATCACCTTTTTTGGAATAGAGGCAGGAAGCTGTCTGAGTCAAATTCATAACCACTATTGCCTAAATATTATCTCAGATTGGCTCAAGAAATTTTAGAGTAGCAAAGAGAGAAGAGGATCCTTTTTTACTACAACACAAATTATAAGTTTACTAAATTTGATTACTCCTAAGTTTAATCAAGATAGCTAATATCCTATATCTAATGAGTGTTTTATCATGTGGCTACTAATCCCCCTGAACCCGGAACCAACCTGCGTCTGTACCCACCAGGGGGCCTAAGTCATTCTGTGGCCGGGTCTCGAACTCGTGATGGCGGGCACCTCAGCTGAGGTTCCTTTACCACCAGACCACGAGGCCCGGTTTACTCCTAAGTTTAATAAAGATAGCTAATATCTAACGAAGTGTTTTATCATGTGGTTACTCCTGATGAAGCCAGGGATATACCCTTTGTGCATGTTTTAATGAGTTGATGAATATCATTTCCCAGATCTTTAAAGCTCCCATAGTCCAGAGTTTATGTTGTATTTGTAAAAATCATTGCGAAATAAACACTTGATATATGATTATTTTGTAAAATTTACCATATAAAATTTAAATAAATATATTATAAGTATTATTGTATTAAATGTAATATTTAAAGTGAAAGTATGAACATGGTATAAAATTATCAAGAAATGAACTATATATAGATTTATATTGGTTTAGTAAGACTATAAGAGTAAAAAAATTAAACTATTTTAGGTTAACTTTCATAAGATGATATTGAAAAATCTAATAGTTAATAATGATAAATACTCATATTAAAGATGTTACTTGATTAACATAGGAATGTAAATTATATATCAGAAAAACTTCATTATAATATTGTGTGTACTAGTGTGTTCTTCAAACTGATAGATTGACATTGACTCTTAAGAAAAAAATATTATCTATTATACCAAAAAAACTATAGAAATTTCAAAAGATCTGAGTTTTAAAACTTTTTTATTAGAAACAAAAATAATTAACTAAAGAGAGTGTTTTGTATAGAAGATTGCAATAGACATTAGATAAAGGTAAAATAGATAACTATGATACAAGTTGCTCTAGCTAATTCAACAATATTTCAAATTACATATGATATCTTCTATTTTGGCAATCAAAACCTCAACAATTTTTATACTATATTGGATATTATAGGAAGATACAACATTTCTTGAGGTTAAGTTTGGCAAGGATATAGTTATGTTATGTGGTGTACAATGATTGTGCAATTGAGAATGAAACATGTGCTGTATTTTTATTAGCTATTGTGATTCTTGATATTTTCATCCCAAAACAAACACTTATATGCATATTTTGTTAAATTTATCATATGAACTTCACATAAATCTCTTATAAGTTTTATTGCATTAAATGTAATAATTAAATGGAACGTATTATAATTATCTAATAATTATTAAGAAATGTGTATTGGTCATCAAATACTGATTGTCTTTGGAACCTTGAACAGCAAGAGTGGTTTGACAATGTGCTCTGCTGCAAAAGAGTACACATCAAGGCATCCAGCTCAGCTAAAACAGAAGTCAACCTATATCCACCTTCTTTTTCTCTCCATCATTTGAAAATAAATTGAGAGTATAAAAAAATTTATAGTTGCAGTTTCAATTTTTTTTTGCCCAGTCGGTGGACTATATGCATCAACTGCAATCACCAAAAAAAAAAAGTATTAATGAGACACACGTACAAACCTGAGAGATACCGAGCAAAGTCGCTTGGAGAATTTGCAGCCATGCCAGAAACGTCAATACAATCAAACTCTATTTCCTTCATCTTCCAATACTGGTTCCAAACCCATTCTTGTGGAATCATATCTCTCAATAATTTGATATATTGATAGACATAATGAATCATTTCATACTTCTGTCAAATCAATAGTTATCATTAGCTCTTGACAAAGTATTTCAAAACTTAAATACAGATGTAGAAAATAAGGCATATGAGTTATAGAATATGTTACCTTTTTCAAGCCCGAGTTAGTGAGATACAATGAAAAGCTAAATAAACGGCCTCCTGATCTGTAATCGCCTAGATGACCCTCAAGAGAGACTTCTATATCAGCTACCCAGTCTTTCTCTTTGAAGAATCCATACAAGCTTTCTTTACTTTCTGCAAATTAGTCAACATGATTTAATATATGACTAGCTAAACCACTGCAATAAACATCAAGAGATAAGACAGAAGATAGACAATATTACTCACGGTTACTTAAAACTTCAATTAGATACACTTCTGGCATTTCTAGATGGTTGTTTTCTGAGTAAGGAGGAAGCATCCAAACAAGCTGAAGAGCAGTCAAACCTTCGACACTTTCTATAACATGCAATTTACTTGCATCCCATATGGGCTTTGGTGGATTGATTGCATGCATACTTTTTGGTCCATCCTTAACACCATCAAAGTACTTCCTTACCCAACGTTCAAGGTCAGTGAGTGAATCTGCAAAATTAATAATATTAATATCAAATTAATACAATTGTGAAATGCAAAATTAATTAAAATTTAGAACTGAATTTAGCACAAAGAACCTCCTCCTATGACACAGAGTTTCATTGAACCACCATGGTAGTGATCAGCAAAAAATGTTTTTGTTCTTGTAAGGAGAGCGTTCATGTTCTTACTGCGAAGTGATTTCTTATTACCTTCAAGGCAAACACACGAAAAAAAAACAAATTAAATTTAGCAAAATAAACTCTAAATGTATGTGTTGGATGTAGAAAAATAAACCATTTTTCCTTATTGCGTACCAGCTGTGAATCTATTATATGCATGATCATTTTTAGATGTGTGACGTCTTAACTGGTAGAGACGATGAGTATCGCTTTGCTTCAGAATTTCAAATTCTGAAATAAACATTACATGAATAAAGTTAGTGGAGATGGATCTCTCTCTCTCTCTCTATCTGTCTTCCATAAAAACCAATGTGAAGTGAGCAAACCTGAATCAATGGATTTGATCTCTCGGTTCATAGAGTCAGGTTTCATGAGAGGTGCAATAAAAGGCCGAGCGAACCTAGCAAAGGAAAGGCAAAAAGGGTCAAACCAATTTGGAATACAAAAATCAAAAGAATTAATTAAAATTTACACACACTCACATATCCAGAACATGTTTAAGTAGTTTTGACTCAGCAAAGAGGAAGAATATAGTATGATCATCATCTGTGGCTGCAACTGAGTCGCCTCCATGCATATTTAAGTAGTTATCAAGCTATAAGCAACAAAAAATCATTGTCTGTTAGCTATCTGACACATCAAATCATGTTAACTAAAAAGGTGAATCTTACAGCATTTTCCATGGGAAATTTATCAGAGCCTAGGAACAGCATATGTTCTGCATTAACAGTTAAGAAAAGTATGGATGAGTAACTAATCATGGTCAATAATAAGTAGACAGCGCAAATAGTTCAGCTTACCAAGAAAATGGGCTAACCCCTGTGCTTCCGGAGGATCAAGGAAGTTGCCAGCCCTTACGGCCATAGATACTGCTGCTGGCGAACCATTCCATTCTAACTCTGGATCAGAGACAAAGCACAAAGTCCGTTCTTCAATTCTATCGATCTGAACTGTTTTTTACTGTTGGGAAGAGGAATTACGTCCTGAACATCCATGTTGGGGAGTTTAATATTTTAAAGAGTGTAAGCAAAGAGAGAATGATCCGTACAGCTTTTCTGTTCCTTGTCCTCGTCATCGGGACGCAAGTGCATGCGCAGCTAGTACCACCGGCGAGGCTCGATGGTTTCGTTTACCCACCGGGTCGTCGAGTTGACCCGGATACTATACTAATCGAGGCGTTTTTTAACCCGGTTTGCCCGGATAGTAGAGACGCTTGGCCGCCTCTGAAGCAAGCTCTTAAGCACTATGGATCTCGCGTTGCCCTTCTCCTTCACCTCCTTCCTTTACCGTACCATGACAATGCATATGTAAGCTCTCGGGCTTTACACATTGTGAATGCTTTGAACGCAAATGCTACCTACTGTTTGCTCGAAACCTTCTTTCACTAGAGGGAAAAAATCGTCGGAATTTCGTTGGAATAACGTTATTCCGACGACATACCGACGAAACAAGTCCTCATAAATAATTCCTCGGAATTTTTTCTTTCCTCGGAAATCCCTCGGAATTTTCCGACGGAATTCCGAGGAAACAAATTTCCGAGGAAATTCCGAGGATCACTAGTTTGTCGGAAATCTCCTCGGAATATACCGAGGGAGAACTTCGTCGGGATATTTCCTCGGAACTTCATCGATCGATGCGTTTTTGGACATATATACATCGATCGATCNNNNNNNNNNNNNNNNNNNNNNNNNNNNNNNNNNNNNNNNNNNNNNNNNNNNNNNNNNNNNNNNNNNNNNNNNNNNNNNNNNNNNNNNNNNNNNNNNNNNNNNNNNNNNNNNNNNNNNNNNNNNNNNNNNNNNNNNNNNNNNNNNNNNNNNNNNNNNNNNNNNNNNNNNNNNNNNNNNNNNNNNNNNNNNNNNNNNNNNNNNNNNNNNNNNNNNNNNNNNNNNNNNNNNNNNNNNNNNNNNNNNNNNNNNNNNNNNNNNNNNNNNNNNNNNNNNNNNNNNNNNNNNNNNNNNNNNNNNNNNNNNNNNNNNNNNNNNNNNNNNNNNNNNNNNNNNNNNNNNNNNNNNNNNNNNNNNNNNNNNNNNNNNNNNNNNNNNNNNNNNNNNNNNNNNNNNNNNNNNNNNNNNNNNNNNNNNNNNNNNNNNNNNNNNNNNNNNNNNNNNNNNNNNNNNNNNNNNNNNNNNNNNNNNNNNNNNNNNNNNNNNNNNNNNNNNNNNNNNNNNNNNNNNNNNNNNNNNNNNNNNNNNNNNNNNNNNNNNNNNNNNNNNNNNNNNNNNNNNNNNNNNNNNNNNNNNNNNNNNNNNNNNNNNNNNNNNNNNNNNNNNNNNNNNNNNNNNNNNNNNNNNNNNNNNNNNNNNNNNNNNNNNNNNNNNNNNNNNNNNNNNNNNNNNNNNNNNNNNNNNNNNNNNNNNNNNNNNNNNNNNNNNNNNNNNNNNNNNNNNNNNNNNNNNNNNNNNNNNNNNNNNNNNNNNNNNNNNNNNNNNNNNNNNNNNNNNNNNNNNNNNNNNNNNNNNNNNNNNNNNNNNNNNNNNNNNNNNNNNNNNNNNNNNNNNNNNNNNNNNNNNNNNNNNNNNNNNNNNNNNNNNNNNNNNNNNNNNNNNNNNNNNNNNNNNNNNNNNNNNNNNNNNNNNNNNNNNNNNNNNNNNNNNNNNNNNNNNNNNNNNNNNNNNNNNNNNNNNNNNNNNNNNNNNNNNNNNNNNNNNNNNNNNNNNNNNNNNNNNNNNNNNNNNNNNNNNNNNNNNNNNNNNNNNNNNNNNNNNNNNNNNNNNNNNNNNNNNNNNNNNNNNNNNNNNNNNNNNNNNNNNNNNNNNNNNNNNNNNNNNNNNNNNNNNNNNNNNNNNNNNNNNNNNNNNNNNNNNNNNNNNNNNNNNNNNNNNNNNNNNNNNNNNNNNNNNNNNNNNNNNNNNNNNNNNNNNNNNNNNNNNNNNNNNNNNNNNNNNNNNNNNNNNNNNNNNNNNNNNNNNNNNNNNNNNNNNNNNNNNNNNNNNNNNNNNNNNNNNNNNNNNNNNNNNNNNNNNNNNNNNNNNNNNNNNNNNNNNNNNNNNNNNNNNNNNNNNNNNNNNNNNNNNNNNNNNNNNNNNNNNNNNNNNNNNNNNNNNNNNNNNNNNNNNNNNNNNNNNNNNNNNNNNNNNNNNNNNNNNNNNNNNNNNNNNNNNNNNNNNNNNNNNNNNNNNNNNNNNNNNNNNNNNNNNNNNNNNNNNNNNNNNNNNNNNNNNNNNNNNNNNNNNNNNNNNNNNNNNNNNNNNNNNNNNNNNNNNNNNNNNNNNNNNNNNNNNNNNNNNNNNNNNNNNNNNNNNNNNNNNNNNNNNNNNNNNNNNNNNNNNNNNNNNNNNNNNNNNNNNNNNNNNNNNNNNNNNNNNNNNNNNNNNNNNNNNNNNNNNNNNNNNNNNNNNNNNNNNNNNNNNNNNNNNNNNNNNNNNNNNNNNNNNNNNNNNNNNNNNNNNNNNNNNNNNNNNNNNNNNNNNNNNNNNNNNNNNNNNNNNNNNNNNNNNNNNNNNNNNNNNNNNNNNNNNNNNNNNNNNNNNNNNNNNNNNNNNNNNNNNNNNNNNNNNNNNNNNNNNNNNNNNNNNNNNNNNNNNNNNNNNNNNNNNNNNNNNNNNNNNNNNNNNNNNNNNNNNNNNNNNNNNNNNNNNNNNNNNNNNNNNNNNNNNNNNNNNNNNNNNNNNNNNNNNNNNNNNNNNNNNNNNNNNNNNNNNNNNNNNNNNNNNNNNNNNNNNNNNNNNNNNNNNNNNNNNNNNNNNNNNNNNNNNNNNNNNNNNNNNNNNNNNNNNNNNNNNNNNNNNNNNNNNNNNNNNNNNNNNNNNNNNNNNNNNNNNNNNNNNNNNNNNNNNNNNNNNNNNNNNNNNNNNNNNNNNNNNNNNNNNNNNNNNNNNNNNNNNNNNNNNNNNNNNNNNNNNNNNNNNNNNNNNNNNNNNNNNNNNNNNNNNNNNNNNNNNNNNNNNNNNNNNNNNNNNNNNNNNNNNNNNNNNNNNNNNNNNNNNNNNNNNNNNNNNNNNNNNNNNNNNNNNNNNNNNNNNNNNNNNNNNNNNNNNNNNNNNNNNNNNNNNNNNNNNNNNNNNNNNNNNNNNNNNNNNNNNNNNNNNNNNNNNNNNNNNNNNNNNNNNNNNNNNNNNNNNNNNNNNNNNNNNNNNNNNNNNNNNNNNNNNNNNNNNNNNNNNNNNNNNNNNNNNNNNNNNNNNNNNNNNNNNNNNNNNNNNNNNNNNNNNNNNNNNNNNNNNNNNNNNNNNNNNNNNNNNNNNNNNNNNNNNNNNNNNNNNNNNNNNNNNNNNNNNNNNNNNNNNNNNNNNNNNNNNNNNNNNNNNNNNNNNNNNNNNNNNNNNNNNNNNNNNNNNNNNNNNNNNNNNNNNNNNNNNNNNNNNNNNNNNNNNNNNNNNNNNNNNNNNNNNNNNNNNNNNNNNNNNNNNNNNNNNNNNNNNNNNNNNNNNNNNNNNNNNNNNNNNNNNNNNNNNNNNNNNNNNNNNNNNNNNNNNNNNNNNNNNNNNNNNNNNNNNNNNNNNNNNNNNNNNNNNNNNNNNNNNNNNNNNNNNNNNNNNNNNNNNNNNNNNNNNNNNNNNNNNNNNNNNNNNNNNNNNNNNNNNNNNNNNNNNNNNNNNNNNNNNNNNNNNNNNNNNNNNNNNNNNNNNNNNNNNNNNNNNNNNNNNNNNNNNNNNNNNNNNNNNNNNNNNNNNNNNNNNNNNNNNNNNNNNNNNNNNNNNNNNNNNNNNNNNNNNNNNNNNNNNNNNNNNNNNNNNNNNNNNNNNNNNNNNNNNNNNNNNNNNNNNNNNNNNNNNNNNNNNNNNNNNNNNNNNNNNNNNNNNNNNNNNNNNNNNNNNNNNNNNTTCTTCGTGATATTCCGAGGATTTCATTTTCCGTCGGAATGTCCGTCAGAATATCGTTGTTTTCTTGTAGTGTTTGAGCATCAGGCATTGTTCTACAACACATAAACGCAACTCCTGTCAAGACTTGATGTTGTGGAGAAAATTGTCATGCTTGGAACAGCCACCTTGGGAAACTCGTATCGACATGTTCTTAAATCCGGCTTCAACAACACAATATCAGACCGTGCAACCAGAGTTTCCTTTAAGTATAGCGCTTCAAGAGGGGTTTATGGAACACCAACCTTCTACGTTAACGGGTTCGTATTGCCAGATGCTGGTTCTCCCTTAGATTTTGGAGGATGAAGAAAATTTATTGATCCTCTGGTTCAAACACACAAGGTAGAGAAGCAAGATGATCTCATTTCCTTCTTTTGATGACTGCTTTTGTTGTTTTCGCATCCATATCAAAATAAAAAAATAATGCTTTACCAGTTTCATGGGAACTATCTGTAAAGTAAATATATACTTGTTCAAAACCCATCTATTGTACAATGTAAAATCTCTGTAATGTATTATCTGTAAAGTAATCTGCGATAAAAAAAAAATGTTAGCAAAAAAAAAACATCCATGTTGGGGGTTATGTCTCCTAAAAATAATTAATTATTTTCCTTATAAAAAAAACAGAGAAGACAAGTGGAGCAAATGTCGCAATTTTGTTTGTTCGTTAATTTGATGGTCCACAGAGTTAAAAGTAGACGAATAGAATAATACTAAATGTGATCTTTCTTCGTCAATAGCTTCAACATCTTTGATAATTACCGAAACCCCCAAAACCCTAGTCAATCTATCGAACAAAGGAAATCAAAATCCATCACGCAAATGCTAGAAACCAACGCATTTAACCCTACTTAATTACAGCTCTCTCTATGTAACAAACGTCAGTTTAGGATCTAGAAATAGAACCTCGAAAATCGTAAGAGATAGTCCAATCGTAGTCGTCACTTCTCAACAGAGACGCCCTGAGGAGAAGAAACCCCTTATCCTCAAATTTTTTTGGTCCGACGCGTTTCCTTTTTATGAGATCAGCTTGTTTCTAATTTAATTTAGTTTTAGAATATTTTTTATATAATTAGAAATATCTACAATCTTGCATTTTTTTTTTCTTTTTAGTTATAAAATGGAAACTTAATACTAGGGATGGTCATAAATATTTGCTACACGCTACACGCTACATAATTATTTTCTTTTTGTATGATGTTTTTATAGAATATTTTTGTTTCAATTTGTATGATGTTTTGAAATTTTTTATTTAAAAATTATTAAATCAATTGTTTAAAATATTAAAAGTTAATGTTTTTTTTGTCTTTATTTGTCCAGAATAGTAACGGTTAACTATTTTTTATTATATTTTTTGTAATCAAGTGTTTTTAATAAAAATATATATTTTCTTGATTTGTCTATTTATACTAAAACATCATACAAAAAAACGGAAGGAGTATTATTTGGTTTGATATAATCAATTATAAAATATTATTTTCAAATATAAAATATTATTTTAAATTATTACTAGTTCTTGATCTACACATCCGTGCGAGTTTTATTCTTTCTATAATAAAATATTCTATAACATTATTAGTATGTAACAATACTATTTTACATAAAAAAATTGTTTTGTAAACTATATTATGTAACAATACTATTTTACATAATTTTATGTTTCATATCTAAAATTTGGAATTTATATGAAAATTAAATTGAACTTATATAATGGGGAAAATCACATGTTTACCACTTTCATGCTATCACTTTTCATTTTTACCACCACTAACGGAACATTTTTAAAAATATCTTCGTCATTAAGTGGCAAAAGACTCTTATGCCCTTGTTCTTTATATATATAATAAATAAATATTTAAATAAATAAAAATCTAAAAAAATAAAAAAAAAATTAAATTTTTTTTCGAATTATATTATTTCGAAATTCAAACCCTAACCCTAAAACTAACCTATAAATCATAAACCATCAATCCTAAACTTTTTTTTTAAATACGAACCCTAAACACTAAACCATCAATCCTAAACCCTATTTTTTTTTGAAATACGAACCCTAAACTCTAAACCATCAACCCTAAACACCGAAACATTAACTCTAAACCATGAATCCTAAACCTTCAAATCTAAACCTAAAACATCAACTCTAAACCCTAAAACCTAAACTTCAACTCTAAACCCTAAACCATCAACACTAAACCCTAAACTATCAACACTATACCCTAAACCCTAAAAAGTAAACACTAATCCCTAAACCCTAAAAAAATTACCCTAAACCCTAAAACATCAACTCTAAACCCTAAACCTTCAACTCTAAACCATAAACCCTAAATCCTAAACTCTAAAACCCTAGAGTTGATGTTTAGGGTTTTAGGGTTTAGGGTTTACGTTCAGAGTTGATGTTTTAGGGTTTAGATTTGAAGGTTTAAGATTTTAGG
This sequence is a window from Brassica oleracea var. oleracea cultivar TO1000 chromosome C1, BOL, whole genome shotgun sequence. Protein-coding genes within it:
- the LOC106331358 gene encoding zinc-metallopeptidase, peroxisomal-like, with product MDVQDVIPLPNKLEWNGSPAAVSMAVRAGNFLDPPEAQGYSSILFLTVNAEHMLFLGSDKFPMENALDNYLNMHGGDSVAATDDDHTIFFLFAESKLLKHVLDMFARPFIAPLMKPDSMNREIKSIDSEFEILKQSDTHRLYQLRRHTSKNDHAYNRFTAGTQ
- the LOC106331369 gene encoding uncharacterized protein LOC106331369; amino-acid sequence: MIRTAFLFLVLVIGTQVHAQLVPPARLDGFVYPPGRRVDPDTILIEAFFNPVCPDSRDAWPPLKQALKHYGSRVALLLHLLPLPYHDNAYVSSRALHIVNALNANATYCLLETFFH